Proteins co-encoded in one Sus scrofa isolate TJ Tabasco breed Duroc chromosome 14, Sscrofa11.1, whole genome shotgun sequence genomic window:
- the LOC102161977 gene encoding ral guanine nucleotide dissociation stimulator-like: MFSCCVPTPRGFCSRKPWRERIFRFCRHWFKPQPRCHWSFRRKSPKGEDVTPVGRRGTCMVGSVQGGRLDKLVAQLVPTLLSGDRSFLLTFLGTYMASATTQQVLDLLFLSHHIQVSPQYSPADTFLASSRYGCILPYAEEDGGPLHQLRMAMTSILGTWLDQYPEDFHQPPEFPCLKMLLAYLELSMPGSALEHSARLLLAQLEHLEPMEAEGDGPAPEQALETPGDPEPATALVPAAAPQPQQIQTIALIHVQALGEGDMPAPVPEPEPAHVLAVISAQS, translated from the exons ATGTTCTCCTGCTGCGTCCCGACTCCCCGGGGCTTCTGCTCCAGGAAACCCTGGAGGGAGAGGATTTTCAGATTCTGTCGCCACTGGTTCAAACCTCAACCCCGATGCCACTGGTCCTTTAGGAGGAAGTCCCCGAAG GGGGAAGATGTGACCCCAGTGGGCAGGCGTGGGACCTGCATGGTGGGGAGTGTCCAGGGAGGCCGGCTGGACAAGCTGGTGGCACAGCTGGTGCCCACCTTGCTGAGCGGTGACCGCTCCTTCCTCCTCACCTTCCTGGGCACCTACATGGCTTCTGCCACCACCCAGCAGGTGCTGGACCTTCTGTTCCTAAG CCATCACATCCAGGTGAGTCCTCAGTacagcccagctgacaccttCCTGGCCTCCTCTAGGTACGGCTGCATCCTCCCCTACGCTGAGGAGGACGGCGGGCCCCTGCACCAGCTCAGAAT GGCCATGACCTCCATCCTGGGCACCTGGCTGGACCAGTATCCTGAGGATTTCCACCAGCCTCCCGAATTTCCCTGCCTGAAGATGCTCTTGGCTTACCTGGAGCTCAGCATGCCTGGCTCAGCCCTGGAGCACAGTGCCCGCCTTCTCCTGGCACAGCTGGAGCATCTGGAGCCCATGGAGGCAGAGGGTGACG GACCAGCTCCAGAGCAAGCTCTAGAAACACCTGGAGACCCAGAGCCAGCTACAGCTCTcgtgccagctgcagctccacagccccagcaaatTCAAACCATAGCGCTTATTCACGTTCAAGCTTTAGGTGAAGGGGACATGCCAGCTCcagtgccagagccagagcctgcTCATGTCCTAGCTGTCATTTCAGCTCAGAGCTAA